One genomic region from Lepidochelys kempii isolate rLepKem1 chromosome 19, rLepKem1.hap2, whole genome shotgun sequence encodes:
- the C19H1orf232 gene encoding uncharacterized protein C1orf232 homolog, whose amino-acid sequence MTQGFWKVYKSKVLQSLGREGQEGEFQDEGQSQPIFPGAAPAAVHTALLSTRCCPMADTVSLFQRDNPELVETTDAPVLMEEGSNPISQLARRVQGAGARGWRSMSSLFSREDEHKLLTPEPCADHPLAPKPAESPSAEKTTSGFWDVFAAKWQQASALDKKTAQPEISEPAAEFSGAPGEPPGEKASYSNNGSDLREPEEGAFKWGFLVSKLAEIRNKNAPKSN is encoded by the exons ATGACTCAGGGATTCTGGAAAGTCTACAAGTCCAAAGTGCTGCAGAGTctgggcagagaggggcaggagggggagttCCAGGATGag GGACAGAGCCAGCCGATCTTtccaggtgctgcccctgcagctgttcaCACGGCCCTCCTCTCCACACGCTGCTGCCCCATGGCTGATACTGTGAGTTTGTTTCAGAGGGATAACCCCGAGCTGGTGGAAACCACAGATGCCCCAGTTCTGATGGAGGAGGGATCGAACCCCATCTCCCAGCTGGCACGAAGG gTCCAGGGGGCTGGCGCCAGAGGCTGGAGGAGCATGTCGTCTCTGTTCAGTAGGGAGGATGAGCACAAGCTGCTGACCCCCGAGCCCTGCGCTGACCA CCCCCTGGCACCAAAGCCAGCAGAGTCGCCCTCTGCAGAGAAGACGACTTCAGGGTTCTGGGATGTCTTTGCCGCCAAGTGGCAGCAGGCCTCTGCGCTGGACAAGAAGACGGCCCAGCCGGAGATCAGCGAGCCAGCGGCCGAGTTCAGCGGGGCGCCTGGGGAGCCCCCCGGAGAGAAGGCCTCCTATTCTAACAACGGCAGCGACCTCCGGGAGCCAGAAGAGGGCGCCTTCAAGTGGGGCTTCCTGGTCAGCAAACTGGCTGAGATAAGGAATAAAAATGCCCCCAAGAGTAACTAG